Proteins encoded in a region of the Pelmatolapia mariae isolate MD_Pm_ZW linkage group LG16_19, Pm_UMD_F_2, whole genome shotgun sequence genome:
- the LOC134644541 gene encoding trace amine-associated receptor 13c-like has product MTVSAVILKLLIYSFLSYSRKLHTPSNILLLSLAVSDFLMGLLLMPAEILRSMTCWVLGDLMCSVYFFLNVNITCASIGNIVLISVDCYVAICDPLHYPTRMTVAKVKLSVCLCWFYSTFYSSLYTKNVLIEPGGYNSCYGECVFFSSDIAVIVDLVLFFILPVTVIIVLYMRVFVVAVSQARAMRSHVTEVTLQRSLNQTNKSELKAARTLGVLVVVFLACYCPFYCYSLVDENAVNDPAASFVVFIFYFNSCLNPLIYARFYPWFRNAVKLIVTLQIFKHNTCEANIM; this is encoded by the exons ATGACAGTTTCAGCAG TAATTTTGAAATTGttaatatattcttttctgtcttATTCCAGGAAACTTCACACACCCAGTAACATCCTCCTACTCTCTCTTGCTGTCTCAGACTTTCTCATGGGTCTCTTGCTGATGCCAGCAGAAATCCTTAGAAGCATGACTTGCTGGGTACTTGGTGATCTTAtgtgttctgtttatttttttctaaatgtaaacATTACCTGTGCTTCAATAGGGAACATAGTTCTCATATCGGTTGATTGTTATGTGGCTATTTGTGACCCTCTGCATTACCCCACCAGAATGACGGTGGCAAAAGTCAAActcagtgtttgtctgtgttggtTTTACTCAACTTTCTACAGCAGTCTTTACACGAAGAATGTCCTGATTGAACCAGGCGGGTATAATTCCTGTTATGGAGAGTGTGTATTTTTCAGCAGTGATATTGCTGTTATTGTTGACcttgttttattctttattcttccAGTTACTGTCATCATAGTTCTGTATATGAGAGTATTTGTGGTGGCTGTGTCTCAGGCTCGCGCCATGCGCTCTCACGTTACAGAAGTCACACTTCAGCGTTCAttgaatcaaacaaacaaatctgagCTGAAAGCAGCCAGGACTCTTGGAGTTCTTGTAGTTGTGTTTCTTGCATGCTACTGTCCATTTTATTGCTACTCTCTTGTTGATGAAAATGCAGTCAATGATCCAGCTGCATCTTTTGTTGTCttcatcttttattttaacTCTTGTCTAAACCCTTTGATCTATGCCCGATTTTACCCCTGGTTTAGAAATGCTGTTAAACTTATTGTCACATTGCAGATATTCAAGCATAACACCTGTGAGGCCAACATAATGTAA